The window GCTTAGCCGCTTAGGCCATACCGAAAGCCAGAGTTGATACAATCCAAGTTAACTTGGGCCTTGTTGTGTGCTTTATGAGTCCAAGCCGAGTGCTAAGGTTACACAGCTCACGGTCCAAGCTGGCCAAGTCTGAACTAGGCCTAGGATCCGGCCTTGCACGATCGACAAGCCTAAGTTTGCCCTGATTTGTTGACTtgtatattttcctttttcttatttgctCTACCTTGCCCTTTGTTTTATCCAAAGTAAACGAGTCTTTCTATCTTTGGTTCGATTTCTTTCCCTCCCATTTTCTTCTCTTGATAGTTAATAAGTAAAGCTATAAGTTTTGATTGAAATtttataaatctatttaaaaagtaaataaatccatccacatatattacAGGTCTAAGCCGGTGTGGGGCGGGACCGGTTAAGATTGGACTGCAGGAtggaaaaaaatattcaaaattagaTTATGCATTATGATGATATATGTATTTTTATagtgaaaaatatgatttttttttatatcaattaCTTGATTAATATGTGTTAGTGTGAaatcaaaaaatgaaaaaatttattaggattttttttaaaaaaagtaagaAATGAAATGATTaatgaattataaaaaaatattttattttatgtttttttatggaCCAACCGATTAATTTGAAATCTGAGGGTGTAAATGAACTAAGTCGCACATGAGATATTAGAaattcgattcgataaaagtttatttgagctcgtttaatgaagctcgttaagataaacaaatcaaactcaagcttcataatattcgactcgtgaatatgttcgttaagctcatgaatcaatttttaaataaaaaaataataattttgatattaaatttataaattttacatacttatgaaacatatagacaaatatattaaatttatatattagaataaaattataaaatttaataagaatattataattttctttaaatatataatttaatttttaatgaatatttaaatttataatttatatttcttaaatttatttatgttcgaTAAAAACTCGAATAAGCTCACGAAGCataaatatattcattaaataaaactcgagctcgattataaacgagctaaactcaaatattcaagagttcgaCTTGACTCGATTATACTCTTATTATAATCCATTTTGTATTAAACTAGGCTTGAGATTTTCAATGTCATTATGATAGCGGGCTGATACATCTCATTGTAATCCATTTTGTATTAAACTAGGCTTGAGATTTTCAATGTCATTATGATAGCGGGCTGATACATCTCATCCCATCCCGCTAGATGATAGATTTTTGACGGACCGACCTCCTCAGCCATGATAGATTTTCAATCCCATTATGTGCCAAACAAAAAGTCATATAAATaagtatttgattttttttccctaAGGATTAATATAGTTATATTTACATGGATATCTactataataaataattaattttcaagtGGTATAAAAATATTTCGTTGGAGGACTGATTTCCTCCGCACAAAATGCCATTGCATTTGGCAAATGATTTacctttaaaaaaaatctgtAGGCTTAAACGTAGAAATGGAGTATTTGGGGGAAAAAAGAGTAGATGCACggtaacaaaagaaaaaaaaaaaaagacagaatTCATTCAGATGCCACAAGATCTGGTTCCAAATCATGCACAGAGGAATAAGCCAGAAGCTAAAAAAGACTACCCTTTCCTGTCCCACATCAACTATGACCACCTAAACTCCCAGCCATTGGCTTTACGTCAATTTCGTTTGTCAGCATATACATGAATTCTCGAACAAATAACACACATGTCAATCCAATTGTTCGAGGatatgaaaactactcatcctgTAGTTCGGTGCCATTCTGAATAAGCCaaccttcctttctatccattGCCGCACCGAAAGGAAGATGATACCATAAAGCATATCCTCCACTTTGAAAAATGGATGCCAATTGTAGGCATCGTGACTTGAAAGCATTAGATATGCGACTGTTATCGATTTGATGCTTACATCTAAATTTTCAGTGCTAATAGAATttgcataaaaaaaaaacaaatgaaagGGACTGACGAATTTCCATCTTCCAACAAGCATTTTATAAAACAGCGATTAGATACTCCACGAATTCCACTATCAAAGAGATAACATAAAGCAAATTGGAAAGTCTTCTTGCATCCAACCAAGTCGCATAACATATAGGCACTCAGATAATACTATATTTCTTTCTTCGCCCAAACAACAGCAATGATAAAATAGAACATTAGTTGGAGCATACATCATTTGGCCATGGAAAACATTATAGATTATAATTTCaaaatgaaagaagaaatacagtTAAAGTCCTGATAAAATAATACAATATAAAAGCAACTATAAACAATGCTCTCAATTTTGTCTATAGAAGAAAACGAATCTTGAGAACTATCCTTAATCTTCATTCAAGTTGAATCCTACTAATCAAAAAAATCTTATTTACTAAGATCTTTCAAAAAATCACCATCATCTGCAGTTCAGTTTGTTGAAGAAAAATTGAAACTTACTCAGTTAGCTTCGACCAAGCTGACAGTGCTCGAGCCAATCACAGAGACCGTCAGCTTGATCAAGGATATCATACTGATAATCAGAATTGGTGACCTCGGCTCCATTGGCAGGCAGCAAAAGGGAAGGCCCAGCAAGCCTTGCTGAAGCATTGAGCATTTTCTCAGGTGGTGGTTCCTTCACTAGGGAATGGATCCAAGAAAGATCAGGCTCCTCATGGTTACCTTGTAACCCAAGGGAGGATGACTGCCTCAAAAGGCCAAGTTCTTCATGACTCACCCCCCAGTCAATTGCCCCACGCGGTGATGCCCAATCTGACCATGAGGATTTAGCTGCGTAGTCGACGACCGGGGAGGTTATAGAACCAACACCACGGGGACTCAGGTCATGAAGTGCTGCTTCCTGATGTTTCTTCCTTAGAGCAAGAAAAGGCAAATGAGATAACATTGGAGAAACAGGTTCCATGCTTCTGGGGGACATGCTGCCAGATGAAGGAACGCCGAGTGAGGGTTGTACGAGAGATGAGTGTCCAGGCAGCTGTTGGTTGTCTATGGCTCTGGTTGCGTAGAGGGTATTGATTGGTGATAACGAGCATTGCCGTTGCTGGTGAAATTGGTTGAGGATAACAGTCCTGTTGGAGGGGGAAAAAACATTGCCTTGATCAGAACTATAGTTTGGAGAAGAGGTAATTTCAACAGCAAAAAGATGATCAAGGTTAGACGGAGTTAGGATCTTCGATCTTAGCATTTGGCCTCCCAGCGATGAATGCAAACGAGAATGAGATGGACCCATTAGCATCGGGTGAGAATTAGATTCAGGCATCACAGAGAAATCGTCCAAAGGCATGTCTCTTGCACTGATAGATGATCGCAACCTGCTAGCCTGGAGATTGCTACCAGGAAGATGCAGCAGAGGCAAATTTGTCTGAGCCCATGTCATGGAAGAGTGCTCGATACCATTCACAGAGGGCGATATGGGCGGAGTAAAACAAGGCATTACAGCGCCAGGAGACCCAGGCATGAGGGTCATTGCGGCAGCCATCTCTATTGCAGCAGAGGACGATAAGGGAGAAAGGATGGCAGGACCGGTGGACATGTACAGCGGGCGGAGCTCTTCATTAGTGTGGGCAAAGAAACAGACGCGGCGAACACAAGCAGTTCCGTCCTTGCAAAGCTTCGTGCGGTATTGCGCTGGGTGAAGCCAACACTCAAACACCCCGTGCGCATACTCGCACATATCACCCCTCTTGCAAACACCTTTGCGGAAATCCGTGCAAGGAACGCAGCTGTAGTGATACTTTCTTGGATCGCGCCGCCGAGCATTCTCGCCTGGGTGAACAAAAGGACACTCGGTCCAATCATGAGAGTATGCTCGCGAGCAAGGCCGGACTTTGAACGAGTACATCCGGAACTCGTCAGTAGCATAGATGCTGTTCTTGATATCAGGGAGCGACGGGTCATAAGGATACTCTTTCTTCTCCGACGTAGCATTTGGTTGAATTTCAGGAACTTTTACCGTCATCATCGGCGAGGAAACCGAGCCAGACGACGGGGATCCAGCAGCATCAGGGGAGGAAGACAGAGGAGGTGAATCTGAGTTAAAAACTGCTGTTATCTCACGAAGACCGCGGTCTTCCACGCTTGTATCATTAGAGCTCTTTCCTAGAAGAGCTTCCAGCGCAGCCCTCACATCAGGCAGCTTTGGGGAGACGACGATCACATCGGCCGGCATGTCGCCGTTGGAATCGACCAGGTTGGGGTCGGCTCCGGCGGAAAGAAGCAACTTCACTACACGGGCCGCAGTAGGAGAGCCACCAGACGCGGAGCAGTGCAAGGCCGTATAGCCGTCTTGCCCAGAAGCCCGGTTGATAACAACGGAGGTAGGCAAAGAGAGAAGGAACTCGAGGACGTCGAGGCTGCCATACGTGGCGGCAACCATCAGCGGGGTACGGTGAGCGAACGCCATCCGGTTTGACCCTCTCTTGCGGCCGTACCAGAGGCCAACCTCGTCAAAGCAGGAAGGAGCACGGTCGATCGTTCGCTTGAAAGAGGCGACGTCGTTGTTCGCCGCGAGCTCGAGAACGGTCGAGAACGGTTCGTCTGTGTCGGCCGCGATTGAAGTCATTCTTACGGCCGCAGGACTACCACCGCCGATATTGatgttcttcttttccttctcttcttgCAAGGTTGAAGACAAACAAGGCCTCATCCGCTCGGGTACGCCGCACATACTCCACAATTCGCCGGAGATTAGGATGCTAGAGGTTTATACGTGAAGATTGATGCCAAAAAAGGTGTCAGTTTTTTGCTTTTTGGAAAGATTTAATGACAGAATAATTATAAAGATATGCATGCCCAAATTTAGAGGGAAGGATCACGAAGTTCACGGATTAAAATCTCGGATACGAGCACAGCTCCAAATATCAACTTTTGAACATGATTCATTTCCaagtttttctttttcaaatacaatcaaattcaaaatatatatagatatcaAACCGTACTGAGAATTTCTTCGCTGAAACGAACCGTCACTCCAAACcgaagatatttttatttttcaaaaaaaaaaaaagcttgatCTTCATAAAAACAagaaaatatattattaaaaaaattgagatatgattaaaataaaacatgcacagcttaaaaaaaagaagaaaatatcaCCGTTAGAACAACCGGTGAATATCGCCGCATTCAGCTCCAAGCCATTCCAACGCCTCACCTATCCGACGAGCAGGAAGAGTAGGGCGGAATCGTTCGCTTCGGAAACCCTAAAAAGCAACAGAAGACCTCCTACTCCGCGTGTTATCCTCTGTTGAGACGAACACCGACTCGCCGACCCACCCTCTGTCAAGAATCTCGGCGGACCAGCGGGAGAGAGAGACGGAGGAGAGCCGAGAGGCGTGGAAATTGTCAAAAACTGAAACGCTCGTGAGGTGAAAAAGCAAAGGAAACCCTGCGGAGGCGCAAGTATTTAACATCACCAACTCTTCCCCTCCTTCCCCGTCGTCTACCTCAGTTGGGATGGAGCCCATGCGCATCACATGTTCCAGCCGAATCACAATCGTTTCCAATACACACACGCCATTTGTTGTTCACCGGTCGTTCGTTAAAACATTGTGAAGTAAGCCAATTGAATTGATTCGTATTTTGTTCCGTGTCCTGGCGGACACATAGGAACCAAACATGCGAATCAATCGGGACTGGTGGCGACCGGCTGGAGGCGGTGATCGGGGATGCGTGCGAGCATCGAGAGTTGCGCCTGCGCTTGATTGGTTCCCGCCCAGTGCCGTTCCGGACTCGAGGAACAGTGCAATCAAACTCACAGCGCCCTGTCAAATCCGCCCGTACACGCGTCCGAATCCAATTCGTCTTCTGTGAACAGATTGGGAAAATAGGGACCCACACTGTTCTGGAAAGGGACCCATTCCGACGAATCACGCATTCAACGCTTTAGGTAAGCATGGTCGAGGGGAGAGGCATGGGCCCGGGCCCGCCTCGGTTTAGATAGAAGGTGGGCCGTGCTCCTGTTGACTCAAAATCGGTTGTGGTTAAGTGACGCACAAATTCACCGTCACATTCAAATCTGAATacctaataattattttttttgttgaataAGATTCATGATGATTTCAATTTGTTTaaattttgttaaattaattgtgaTGACATCCGGAGTTATTCCGGAACCTTCCGAGTCGCCATAAATCCTATCTAACATCTTGAGTCACTAGAAGTTCTATTCTCAATCTTCTTGAGCACTTCTAACAGCCTTCATTGTAAATCAACCAATATATATTCTTAAGCACTTAGTCTTTAGCATACCCATTCGAACTCGGGAAAGCATATTAGCAACAATCGACTAATCCCACAACTTTCGATAACTTGCCCACACCTGACCAATAAGCCGATAGTCTCTGACAACTTGTAGAAGGGGACTTGACCAAAGACAAAAAAAATATACGATTCAATGATTGTCTCTTCCATTGTCCTAACTGCCTTTTAGACGGAGAACTAGTAGTCACATGACATCCCACGAGGAGATTCCTTTCCACCAACTACATATGGACCAATGGAGATAAGTGAAGGACGTATGATTTTTTTCTCATGCGCGGAGAGGCTACTCTTCTCCATGAAAATCTCTCTAGCATTTtgatttctctctttctttttgttttcttcaCTCTTTAGGTTAATTtctaatttgagcgtcggaatGACCGTGCCGGTAACGCTAGTCAACTCTAACGTGCATTACTTCTTAGGGCATTGGATCTTGAAATATACAAACAAATGGAGGTAAGTGAAGGGATATGCTTTTTTTCGTGTGTGGAGGTGACTGATGCAGAGGAAAAGGGAAGCCTCCGTGTGGAAGCATATGGTTAAGTTTCTCCATGACGTAGAGGTCAACCTCCAAAATGGTCAACATGAGGCAGATTTATAATCGTCCCATCAGAGACTATCAGCCTAGCGGACAACCCCGATTGGACCCCGATTCCACGGGGTTCTGCTCCCCTCATCCTCTCGGTCGGATCTCCGATTCACAAGACTCTGCTCCCTTACATTCTCCCAATCAGCTCATGATCGGATCTCTGACTCATAAAGACCTGCTCCCATACATTCTCTTGATCGAATCACGATCGAATCTCCTAAACCCGGGGCCCTGCTCCCCTATATTCTCCCCATCGGTTCAAGATTAAATCTCTAACTCACATGGCTCTACTCCTCTCAACTCATAAGATGAACAATCATACAATCAGACTCACTCGCCCATGATCAGAGACTAAGCCCCCCCTTTTTCTAATCCATTAGCATACCCCCAACGACTGGTTAGACCCAGAAAGCCCAAGGGATCATTCTACTTACAAAGCTTATTTCATAATTAATCTTGCACGTGGGATTGTCAGGGGCACGTGAGACCATATGTTTGAGCAGAATAATGGATACAAGTAACATATGGGCTATGAGACTGCACAATTAATGTGGATATTACAAAGGTATTATAAAAAGGTCCCGCCCTTGCGGGTGTAGGTACGTTTTTACTTCACGCATTCTCAACTTTTACTGTTCATCTTCCATATTCTCTTTTGACAAAACAGCTttgaaattccaaaaaaaaatgtCCCTTTCTTCTCCGGAGCTTTCTCATTAAATAGAATTGCTTTTACAATTTATCTTTAGTAACAAAGTAAATATAGCTACCATATTAATTACTGATAATCTAATTTAAGTATGTACTAATTACAAATAATCTACTCTAGGTAATAATATATACACAGCTAATTAGCACAATTATGGCAAAGTAAATTCCATATTTGATAGGCCATAATAT is drawn from Zingiber officinale cultivar Zhangliang chromosome 1B, Zo_v1.1, whole genome shotgun sequence and contains these coding sequences:
- the LOC122045838 gene encoding zinc finger CCCH domain-containing protein 24-like — translated: MCGVPERMRPCLSSTLQEEKEKKNINIGGGSPAAVRMTSIAADTDEPFSTVLELAANNDVASFKRTIDRAPSCFDEVGLWYGRKRGSNRMAFAHRTPLMVAATYGSLDVLEFLLSLPTSVVINRASGQDGYTALHCSASGGSPTAARVVKLLLSAGADPNLVDSNGDMPADVIVVSPKLPDVRAALEALLGKSSNDTSVEDRGLREITAVFNSDSPPLSSSPDAAGSPSSGSVSSPMMTVKVPEIQPNATSEKKEYPYDPSLPDIKNSIYATDEFRMYSFKVRPCSRAYSHDWTECPFVHPGENARRRDPRKYHYSCVPCTDFRKGVCKRGDMCEYAHGVFECWLHPAQYRTKLCKDGTACVRRVCFFAHTNEELRPLYMSTGPAILSPLSSSAAIEMAAAMTLMPGSPGAVMPCFTPPISPSVNGIEHSSMTWAQTNLPLLHLPGSNLQASRLRSSISARDMPLDDFSVMPESNSHPMLMGPSHSRLHSSLGGQMLRSKILTPSNLDHLFAVEITSSPNYSSDQGNVFSPSNRTVILNQFHQQRQCSLSPINTLYATRAIDNQQLPGHSSLVQPSLGVPSSGSMSPRSMEPVSPMLSHLPFLALRKKHQEAALHDLSPRGVGSITSPVVDYAAKSSWSDWASPRGAIDWGVSHEELGLLRQSSSLGLQGNHEEPDLSWIHSLVKEPPPEKMLNASARLAGPSLLLPANGAEVTNSDYQYDILDQADGLCDWLEHCQLGRS